The window atattgatgtaacagggccgcattctcaaacctccccaagtgttcctcggggTCAGTATGTCCATCGTACTCACCCACATTCGACTGTCGAAAATTTGGAGGAAGCCCTTCTTCTAAAATGGCTAGTGAAAAAGGACTTCCTCTCTTGGGTGCCGGCGCTCTGCTTCCCAACTGCTGCCTCAACATCTGTATTTCCTTCCACATTTCTcccatctcactaatctccccCCTTTGGTGGGGCTGTGGCTCTTCAACCCTGCTCTGATGGCTCTCAGCATCTTCCTCACGCTCCTGACGGGCTGTTTGTTCCTCTACAAACACAGACTCTTGATTCCTTTTCATGGCCTCCTCCACTGTCCGGGTGATAAATCGGCCCAACTGctccagggtcaagttccccacgttCTCATTGGGATGGTTTTgctcgacccttgtctcgtgaaggggctgctcggttcttgtctcttgacgaggttgttcctgtctcgtctCAACACGCGGTTGTTCATGTCTTGTCTCAACATGAGACTGTTCGGGTCCCctctgaggacgcgatgatgctgaggtaactcttctacttcctttcctgcctaccatctctacgtctcaactcaagtgttcccacagacggcgccaagtgatactcacgggaaatttagggtctGATTCCGGCGAGGgtcactaatccagacgcaggtttgaaattgtcctgagcctgaaatcacaaataagaccgttagaagggggccaggagtgtgtcctggcgtagcccctccgacgctcaagtcagagactgatgatatatggggggagcagctaagggtgctgctgaaaacaatatagtgaatctATTAaccgtacgctcaaacctggtatttataggagaatacatgggcttctcatgggcccttcacctgtgggccctaAATATGGGTcggatcttgatgggctcatccCTGGGGTATCACTGTTGTTAAAAGCACTGTGATTAAAAGAacgcgctcaaagacaacggcttttatccgttgttgtagctacaatttgcgacggtttttgaaaaacaaataaaattagaattttaaatataaaatcataattattttaatttaagcgttattttttctatctttaaaacttatatttgcaagtttaattaataattaaaatcagaTATAATGACCGAAAAATCGgatcatattaaaaaaatgaaattaaacttAATAAAACGGTTTGATTTCgaaccaaatattttgaaaactaAAAACCGAACCACCATGACAAAGCAAAATCGACCGAATCTACTTACTGACGCACCTAACTGACGCACCTAACTGATATATGATAAAATAGTTTAATGATGTACAATTAGGGATAACAATGGGGTTGGGTAGGTTTGCCATCCCCATCTTCATCTCCGTCCCCGAATTTAATCATCATCCTCATATCAATCTCGATCCCCGCTTTTTTGAGTTCGAGAAAATCGTGGGGATCGACTTTACAATCTCATGACCACTTAGGggtgggtacggtacggtatactgtaccgaactacggtaccgtaccgtaccgtaaatatcggtatgtAATTTTttcataccgataccgatatcggaaattcggtatatcgaatgttcggtataccgaattttcgatatgaaaacGTTCATACCGGATACCGTTCCGACACCGAAAATTTTGTCTGTATACCGAAACGGTATAccgatattttttcggtataccgaacttaaatttaaaaaaaataataaaaaaaattattttcggtatataccgaaataccgaaaaaagtatcgtaccgaaatttttggtatattgattttttcggtaatttcggtacggtatttcgatatttcggtataatTTCACAGCCATGTGAGCATTAGGAGGATATTTTCGTCATTTGGGAACCATCTCCGTGTATAAATCCCAACCCCCGAGGCCCCCTTTAAAAAATCACCGCTCGAAATTTGGCGAGAATCAAAGTCGTAGTGGATCGAAATGTCGTCCCAGTTAATCTCGTCTCACCGCGAGAATGCAGAGGTCTACACCGGTGAAGCGATCTGCAAGCAGAAATCCAAGGAGCTGCTCGAGAAAATCCACCTCCCCAAAGGCCTGCTTCCCCTTGACGACCTTGTTGAAGTCGGCTACAAGGAGTCCTCCGGCTTCGTATGGTTGAAGCAGAAGAAGAGCAAGACGCACTTCTTCCGTTCCATCGGCCGCAGCGTGTGGTACGACACCGAGGTCACGGCTTTCGTCGAAGATCTTCGAATGAAGAGGCTGACAGGTGTCAAGAGCAAGGAGCTCCTGATCTGGATCACTATCTGTGATATTTCCATTCAGGACCCTAATTCCGGGAAAATTACTTTCGGCACCGCTGCGGGACTCTCCAGGGCGTTTCCGGTCTCGGCGTTCAATGAGGAAGAGGGGAAGCAGACTACTTGACGTGTTGGGAGGGTAAGTCGGGAAATCCCGTGTAAGTTCGTATGTTCTAGTGAATAAATCAGGGATTATTATACGTAATTGTCCTGAAATTACTCTATTTTAATTAGTGCCAGTGCGTAATATTCAAGCTAATGTACGTTCGTTATATTTATTTACTGCTCTTTcacttaattaaaaaattattcgtgtaaataaattgatttaggGTATAGAATAACGCTGAACCAAGTTGAATGGCATGGTGACGCCCAGCTTTTCGCATTCACCTTTTCTATATTCGATGAATTTGACAGATACCTCTTTTACAAATTTGACAGATACCTCCCTCTCTAGCATGTTTTTATGCAAAAATCCCAATTCATATCAGTCAAGATTTCTTGTTGCCGATCCACTTGAATTTTCGTGCTGCACTTCAAGCTAAATTGTTATATGATCTTGGATTTCATCCTGACTTATTAACAGGCTTCAAAATGATATTAAACGATGCTAAAGGCGGATTTTacgatttaaaattaaaaattgccCGAATCTGAGCATGGGAGTGGGACACATTATCCATCTGCCTCGGGCGCAACTACGCGtatatttcaataaataatCACACGGTTTGTCACCCTCAACAACTTAAACGTGGCATCTTCACATAATTCAACACGTCAAACCACGTATTCTTCACTCCTCTCCAGGCAAcaattttgtgttatttttgttgcccaattttcttttttgttgcTCAATTTGATTTTTAGTTGGATCATACGTTTTTTCCCATATCGAATAACATTTGATCCTATTGACTTTTAGttttaatgtaaaaaatattaaaaaaatgataacacAAACAATAGTTTCAAATAACTCAGTTAAGTGCGAAAGGAGACTCACAATTCTTGAATAGTTTGTATCATAGATCacaattcttaaaaataaactaaaaacaAGGAAATATATAATACAGGCAAATCCTAACAAGGCCAACAATGATCGAGACTCGAGAGGAACCAGTAATGGCTCCAAATTTTTGGCCCATCACCAATCTCACTTGGGTTAAACAACGCTATGGCGCCATGTACAAGTTTTTAACATATAAGAAAGATTAGATTAAAACTCCTATTTTGCCGTTCAAGAGTTTTCAAAAAATCAGCTAAACCCTCTTCGGGAATCTAAAAAAGTCATGCATTCTCTGTTTTTTTATCACCATTGAATCGTCCACTCCAAAATCCAAGAATCTTGTAGTCCCAAACAATTTTGATACATCATCTTGAGCCAAACATAAACCTTGTATTTTCACTGCCTTATTCAGCCCACAAAGAATTTGGGGTCTTGTGAACTGATATTATCATATACTTCCGCAACAATTCCCGTGTCTAGGAACCCAATTCCTATGAAAAGGAGTATAATCGCACGATGGAATCAAAGACCTGAGAAAACTGAACCCCCTCAATGGTGTCCACTAGTCCCATTCTCAAAAGATCAGAATACTCAGGCGCTCTATTGTTGATACTTTCCATCAGCGGACGACTAAGGTTGCGTGAAGCAATCCTGTACACCTTTGCGCGAGAATTTAATCTGTATCTTGCGGCTTATAGTTTAGCCAAATAACTGCGAATTACGTAAGCGCAGAATCCAACTATTTTCTTCCGGTTATCTGCATATCTATACCAATCTGCCATGGTTTCCAGAAACTTGTTCATCTGGGATGTGAAGGTGTGTGTCTCTCAAGTTGGCACATGGAAAAGGGCCCAACTCAACTACCGGGTAGATTGATGGGTTGGTTGGAATTTAACTACCAAGGGGAACAAACTTGGGAATCAACCGATAGAAGTCAATGAGgtaaaataaaaggaaagaGAGAACACAAAAAACACACTACACTGACTCACAAAAGAAATACAGAGGACCGAGAGAGAGAAAGAAGAGAGGGAGGAACTCCATTGTTGAGAGTAGTTTAGcttcttttcttttgtattcttGGGTATCAAAGGCTCTGTAATTGTAATCCATCTTTGATCAATACAATTTTGGTTGCCCTCCCGTGGATGTAGGCGAATTCCGCCGAACCACGTAAAtacttttgcattttcttcagTTGCATGAGGCGTGAGTAATCTGGTGCATGCATGCGTGATCACTTGGCAAATCCAAGAAAGATCAACAGATAAGGAACGAACTCTAACAagtggcgccgtctgtgggaatcaTCGGAAAGAATGGGTTCGTTGAAATTCGACATTGAGAAATTCTCTGGGAAAAACGACTTTGGCTTGTGGAGGATCAAGATGCGTGCAATCTTGGTACAACAAGGATTAATCGAAGCGTTGGGAGGAGAAGCGAATATGTCAGCAACACTAAAGGATACTGATAAGGCATCAATCTTGGAGAAGGCTCACAGCATGATAATCCTCAGCCTCGGGGATAAAGTTCTTCGAGAAGTCTCGAAAGAGAAGTCGGCAGAAGCAATCTGGAACAAGTTGGAAAAGTTGTATATGACAAAATCTTTAGCCAATCGTCTATACATGAAGCAACGATTGTACTCTTTCAAGATCAGAGAGGAGAAAAGCATCTTAGATCAGATTGATGAGTTCAACAAAATCTTGGATGACTTGGATAATCTGGACATCAAACTTGAAGAAGAGGATAAAGCTCTGTTTCTGTTGAATGCCCTACCACATACGTATGAAAATTTCAAGGAAGCAATGTTATATGGTAGAGAGAGATCAATTTCATTGGATGAAGTCTTATCGGCAATCCAAGCTAAAGAACTTCAGAAGAAACATCTAATCTCTACAGAACCCCAAGGTGAAATGCTTCATGTTCGAGGAAGGATAGAAAAAAGAACACAAAAGGGTCCAAGAAACAGATCAAGATCCAAGAATCCAGTCAAATACAAGTGCTTCAATTGCCATCGAGAAGGACACTTTAAAAGAAATTGCCCCGAAAAACCAAGGAAGCCTCAAGACAGATTAAACACCAGTGGTGAAGCAGCCATAGCATCAGATGGTTATGAATCAGCGGAAGCCCTAATGATCTCGGATCAAGATCCTAACACTAACTGGATTCTCGACTCGGGATGCACTTTCCATATGTGCCCAACTAAGTCATGGTTCGAAAATTTGATTGAGGCTGATGAAGGGCTAGTGCTACTGGGAAACAATAAACCATGCAGAATAAAAGGCTCAGGTTCCATCAGATTAAGAATGTACGATGGACAAGATAGACTTCTTACTCAAGTAAGGTATGTTCCCGAATTAAAGAGAAATTTAATATCTCTAGGAACACTTGACAGTGATGGTTTCATGTTCAAATCCGAGAATGGGACCATGAGAGTAATGAAGGGATCTCTAGCCGTCATGAAAGCCATCAAGAAAAACTCCCTGTATGTACTCCAAGGAAATACAGTAGTTGGAGGATCTGCTATGGCACAACAGGAAGAAAACCAAGCAAGCCTTTGGCACCAAAGGCTAGGTCATGTAAGTGAAAAGGGGCTGATGCAATTGGCCAAGGATAATCTGCTGTGTGGAGACAAAATTCAAGGGCTGGAATTTTGTGAAAATTGCATATTTGGGAAAGCTAAGAAAGTGCAATTCG of the Primulina huaijiensis isolate GDHJ02 chromosome 1, ASM1229523v2, whole genome shotgun sequence genome contains:
- the LOC140979003 gene encoding uncharacterized protein, with the protein product MSSQLISSHRENAEVYTGEAICKQKSKELLEKIHLPKGLLPLDDLVEVGYKESSGFVWLKQKKSKTHFFRSIGRSVWYDTEVTAFVEDLRMKRLTGVKSKELLIWITICDISIQDPNSGKITFGTAAGLSRAFPVSAFNEEEGKQTT